A single genomic interval of Rhododendron vialii isolate Sample 1 chromosome 3a, ASM3025357v1 harbors:
- the LOC131319981 gene encoding uncharacterized protein LOC131319981 isoform X5 produces the protein MASDKRKVRTLEDLYAVTRSISQPEITPVLSGRYQMQGPVDETDCDIQANMVLSRDEKESNRHCKSRKVLMRAESGTCNMCSAPCSSCLHANRALMGSKADEFSDESSEGNAGSQYSVNDVVPVKRTPYRSGQNSASETSNLFSVNSNQDSLSENAESKACLRTGDVEMHQNLLSGVTGGDNQLLLKPQYNAGNRTLTKKFGDQEVLESHGESISCVSSVNDAKVLASHDNRTVIGESHSCKNMMDLEAETDKVSGGLPTDAVNSPGQIEEIKVVKESHGLPGLKENSKSVDDSDESDIEEQDVKVCDICGDAGREDLLAICTRCSDGAEHTYCMRETMEKVPEGDWLCEECKFDEEIKDPKQDTTVTVDGYDKNQSSGQATPVEKPLEIDHTKIKKTLTDSDVEGNRPYKDILSGKAAGKRHADNTEVAATVKRQALETTVGLPKASSPSRIAALSRDFSFSNLDKGKVKSAHQLSSGTSSDNSKAAFSPKGPRGQTSQGETKGQSSSHGVVGASSSNGISSTCNPSSSTFTAERPFCSTNESLPDVLPRPTESTNLGERMKESSINHSRTNIVAGGRSAPCQKSKEIGSSNVENSQPLLGDASASRSLKDVDKGNKLKAAIEAAMLKKPGIYRKNKIPDQSDELSMSTTSLNCGTRPQDHQSTSINSRNNFSAEEVRERQAQPRNSAAESCEQTTANNMKHLSSLPSEAATLKIGDLNLMEPSDRKLFMRDSPSNDIPVVSVLLKMSVIPEHEYIWQGGFEVQKSGKRPELRDGIQAHLSTFASPKVPEVVNMFPPKILLHEVPRLSTWPLQFQEIGVKEDNIALYFFAKDLDSYEKSYKSLLDTMMRSDLALKGSFDGVELLIFPSNHLPEKSQRWNTLYFLWGVFRGKKAHCLQDLSASPKKYSTARYPPTTTISLPESQCPLDRDLPTCPKACNLALASRCPGPALMESPVLSAQTTKVGFDINASSLDLKDQHTQVNAGQDYRFDAASLPRIQSTNAVSFQETRLTSTPLEDNVDAESKLDIKPQLSVQAAGTISGLKKIDKIPMYLGNVTDHQQVSFSTSEIHGRDDSSENQVKYERTLKEEEGSLDTKSVQWRHQTISNWTMKENNNSQYNHGKRLHEDSTWNNVNNELLDGGFASKKQKTDCSRLSVHDRSRDINPLRGDSFGSTHDVGTSFAIKEEIGKGACVETEVSRNNIGSAGRYLFPFGPRGPVKDFNSGVKSFQDDIRIPEPNLELALGADMKPSKQGMMLPFSLGKVNLNDDHQEKAATKEEEEEDDSASLSLSLAFPFLDKVKGTGKPVSTPQQVLPDRQHVNTSLLLFEGLSEK, from the exons ATGGCATCGGATAAGCGCAAGGTACGAACCCTCGAGGACTTGTACGCTGTGACTCGCTCGATTTCGCAACCGGAG ATCACACCAGTCTTGAGTGGCAGATatcagatgcaagggccagtggACGAAACAGACTGTGACATTCAGGCTAATATG GTCTTGTCTCGAGATGAAAAGGAGTCAAATAGGCATTGTAAGAGTAGGAAAGTCCTCATGAGAGCAGAATCTGGGACGTGTAACATGTGTTCTGCTCCTTGCTCATCTTGCTTGCATGCTAATCGAGCTCTCATGGGGTCAAAGGCAGATGAGTTCTCTGATGAATCAAGTGAAGGAAATGCTGGCAGTCAGTATTCTGTTAATGATGTAGTACCTGTTAAGCGCACTCCATATCGCAGTGGTCAGAATAGTGCTAGTGAAACAAGTAACTTGTTTAGTGTCAATTCAAATCAGGATTCTCTCTCTGAAAATGCTGAGAGTAAAGCTTGTTTGAGGACTGGTGATGTTGAGATGCATCAAAATTTGTTATCTGGTGTTACTGGTGGGGATAACCAGCTCCTTTTAAAACCACAATACAATGCTGGTAATAGGACCCTTACAAAAAAGTTTGGGGACCAAGAAGTCTTAGAAAGCCATGGAGAGAGCATTTCTTGTGTAAGCAGTGTTAATGATGCGAAAGTTTTGGCCAGTCATGATAATAGAACCGTGATTGGTGAATCTCATTCATGTAAGAATATGATGGACTTGGAAGCAGAAACAGACAAGGTTAGTGGTGGATTGCCAACTGATGCTGTGAATTCTCCAGGGCAAATTGAAGAAATTAAGGTGGTCAAGGAGTCACATGGATTACCTGGCCTGAAGGAAAATTCCAAGTCTGTTGATGATAGTGATGAATCCGATATTGAAGAGCAAGAT GTAAAAGTTTGCGATATCTGTGGAGATGCAGGTCGAGAGGATTTACTTGCCATATGTACAAGGTGCAGTGATGGTGCAGAGCACAC CTATTGCATGCGGGAAACGATGGAGAAAGTACCAGAGGGTGATTGGTTGTGTGAAGAATGTAAGTTTGATGAAGAAATAAAAGACCCGAAGCAGGATACAACTGTGACAGTAGATGGGTATGACAAAAATCAATCTTCTGGGCAAGCGACACCTGTGGAAAAGCCGCTGGAAATAGACCATACAAAGATAAAAAAGACATTAACAGATTCAGATGTAGAGGGAAATAGACCATATAAAGATATTCTGAGTGGAAAAGCCGCCGGTAAAAGACATGCAGATAACACTGAAGTTGCTGCAACAGTGAAAAGGCAGGCTCTTGAGACAACTGTGGGTTTGCCAAAGGCATCCAGTCCCAGCAGAATAGCAGCACTTTCTCGTGATTTTTCATTCTCAAACCTTGATAAAGGAAAAGTGAAATCTGCACACCAATTGTCTTCTGGCACCAGTAGTGATAATTCCAAAGCTGCGTTTTCTCCTAAAGGTCCACGAGGGCAGACATCTCAAG GTGAAACTAAGGGGCAGTCATCGTCTCATGGTGTAGTCGGAGCTTCATCGAGCAATGGGATAAGCAGCACATGTAATCCCTCGTCAAGTACTTTTACAGCTGAGAGACCATTTTGTAGCACGAATGAAAGTCTTCCAGATGTGTTACCTCGGCCTACGGAATCAACAAATCTTGGTGAGAGAATGAAGGAGAGTTCTATAAATCACTCCAGGACAAATATTGTAGCTGGTGGAAGAAGTGCTCCCTGCCAAAAGTCTAAAGAAATTGGTTCCTCCAATGTTGAAAATTCTCAGCCACTTCTCGGTGATGCATCTGCTTCAAGAAGTTTAAAAGATGTGGATAAAGGTAATAAATTGAAAGCGGCAATTGAGGCAGCTATGCTTAAAAAGCCTGGAATATACAGAAAGAATAAGATTCCCGACCAGTCTGATGAGCTGTCCATGTCAACCACAAGCTTAAATTGTGGAACACGTCCTCAAGATCATCAATCGACTTCAATTAACTCAAGGAACAATTTTTCTGCGGAAGAGGTGCGTGAAAGGCAAGCACAACCGCGTAATTCTGCTGCCGAATCTTGTGAACAGACAACTGCTAACAATATGAAGCATTTATCTTCACTTCCGTCTGAAGCGGCTACTTTGAAAATTGGAGATCTTAATCTCATGGAGCCTTCCGATAGAAAGCTTTTCATGAGGGACTCGCCAAGTAACGATATTCCAGTTGTCTCTGTACTATTGAAGATGTCAGTCATACCAGAACATGAATACATTTGGCA AGGGGGCTTTGAGGTTCAGAAGAGTGGGAAACGCCCAGAGTTACGTGATGGGATTCAAGCACATTTATCAACTTTTGCATCACCAAAAGTTCCTGAAGTGGTGAATATGTTCCCTCCCAAAATTCTCTTGCATGAAGTACCTCGCTTGAGTACGTGGCCTCTGCAGTTTCAGGAAATTGGTGTTAAAGAAGATAACATTGCTCTCTATTTTTTTGCCAAGGATCTCGACAG CTATGAGAAAAGCTACAAGAGTTTACTGGATACGATGATGAGAAGTGATCTTGCTCTGAAGGGAAGTTTTGATGGTGTTGAACTTCTAATATTCCCCTCCAACCATCTTCCTGAGAAATCCCAGC GTTGGAATACGTTGTACTTCCTATGGGGTGTTTTTAGAGGAAAGAAGGCACATTGCTTGCAAGACTTATCAGCTTCTCCAAAGAAGTATTCTACTGCCAGATATCCCCCCACCACTACGATCTCTTTGCCCGAGAGCCAATGCCCTTTAGATAGGGATCTACCTACATGCCCCAAAGCTTGCAATCTTGCTCTCGCATCCAGGTGTCCTGGTCCTGCCTTAATGGAATCACCCGTTTTATCAGCTCAAACCACGAAGGTGGGTTTTGACATAAATGCATCTTCCCTTGACCTAAAGGATCAACACACACAAGTTAATGCTGGGCAGGACTATAGATTTGATGCTGCATCCTTGCCTAGGATACAAAGTACCAATGCAGTCTCATTCCAAGAGACAAGACTTACCAGTACTCCCCTG GAAGACAATGTTGATGCCGAATCCAAACTGGATATAAAACCTCAACTGTCTGTTCAAGCTGCTGGAACCATTAGTGGGTTGAAGAAAATTGACAAGATACCTATGTATCTTGGTAATGTCACTGATCATCAACAGGTTTCATTTAGTACTTCCGAGATACATGGTAGAGACGACAGCAGTGAAAATCAGGTGAAGTATGAGAGGACAttgaaggaagaagaaggatctcTGGACACTAAATCTGTGCAGTGGAGACACCAGACAATAAGCAATTGGACCATGAAGGAGAACAACAATTCACAGTACAATCATGGGAAACGCCTTCATGAAGATTCCACATGGAATAATGTAAATAATGAGTTGCTTGATGGAGGATTTGCAAGTAAGAAACAGAAAACTGATTGCAGTAGGTTGTCTGTGCATGATAGGTCTCGTGACATTAACCCTTTGAGAGGAGATAGTTTTGGTTCAACACATGATGTGGGTACCAGTTTTGCAATCAAGGAGGAGATTGGCAAAGGAGCTTGCGTTGAAACAGAAGTCTCTAGGAACAATATTGGAAGTGCCGGAAGGTACTTGTTTCCTTTTGGTCCACGGGGTCCTGTGAAGGATTTTAACTCTGGTGTTAAATCCTTCCAGGATGATATCCGGATTCCTGAACCAAATCTCGAGCTTGCATTAGGGGCAGATATGAAACCATCAAAACAAGGGATGATGCTGCCATTTTCACTGGGGAAAGTGAACCTGAATGATGACCACCAAGAGAAGGCTGCAAccaaagaagaggaggaggaggacgactCTGCCTCTCTTTCACTTTCGCTTGCATTTCCGTTTCTTGATAAGGTAAAAGGAACAGGGAAACCTGTCTCCACACCACAGCAGGTGCTTCCTGATAGGCAACATGTTAACACTTCACTGCTCCTCTTTGAGGGCTTATCGGAAAAGTAG
- the LOC131319981 gene encoding uncharacterized protein LOC131319981 isoform X1, whose translation MASDKRKVRTLEDLYAVTRSISQPEITPVLSGRYQMQGPVDETDCDIQANMVLSRDEKESNRHCKSRKVLMRAESGTCNMCSAPCSSCLHANRALMGSKADEFSDESSEGNAGSQYSVNDVVPVKRTPYRSGQNSASETSNLFSVNSNQDSLSENAESKACLRTGDVEMHQNLLSGVTGGDNQLLLKPQYNAGNRTLTKKFGDQEVLESHGESISCVSSVNDAKVLASHDNRTVIGESHSCKNMMDLEAETDKVSGGLPTDAVNSPGQIEEIKVVKESHGLPGLKENSKSVDDSDESDIEEQDVKVCDICGDAGREDLLAICTRCSDGAEHTYCMRETMEKVPEGDWLCEECKFDEEIKDPKQDTTVTVDGYDKNQSSGQATPVEKPLEIDHTKIKKTLTDSDVEGNRPYKDILSGKAAGKRHADNTEVAATVKRQALETTVGLPKASSPSRIAALSRDFSFSNLDKGKVKSAHQLSSGTSSDNSKAAFSPKGPRGQTSQGTLLKSNSFHSTNAPTVKLDDEVVLQKQKSARESTSIDIKEGPVRSIGKSMSFKSVNPGRLNPSESKVKMLSPKFSHGHDVKGSKQAKERNLLERKNSFKTERSMVGSVTGNATVSTLRGDKKVAPYGESYSLTSVSNNHEPKGVQSDRKLSTLSKSNSLVTRRGSEMPVPLGETKGQSSSHGVVGASSSNGISSTCNPSSSTFTAERPFCSTNESLPDVLPRPTESTNLGERMKESSINHSRTNIVAGGRSAPCQKSKEIGSSNVENSQPLLGDASASRSLKDVDKGNKLKAAIEAAMLKKPGIYRKNKIPDQSDELSMSTTSLNCGTRPQDHQSTSINSRNNFSAEEVRERQAQPRNSAAESCEQTTANNMKHLSSLPSEAATLKIGDLNLMEPSDRKLFMRDSPSNDIPVVSVLLKMSVIPEHEYIWQGGFEVQKSGKRPELRDGIQAHLSTFASPKVPEVVNMFPPKILLHEVPRLSTWPLQFQEIGVKEDNIALYFFAKDLDSYEKSYKSLLDTMMRSDLALKGSFDGVELLIFPSNHLPEKSQRWNTLYFLWGVFRGKKAHCLQDLSASPKKYSTARYPPTTTISLPESQCPLDRDLPTCPKACNLALASRCPGPALMESPVLSAQTTKVGFDINASSLDLKDQHTQVNAGQDYRFDAASLPRIQSTNAVSFQETRLTSTPLEDNVDAESKLDIKPQLSVQAAGTISGLKKIDKIPMYLGNVTDHQQVSFSTSEIHGRDDSSENQVKYERTLKEEEGSLDTKSVQWRHQTISNWTMKENNNSQYNHGKRLHEDSTWNNVNNELLDGGFASKKQKTDCSRLSVHDRSRDINPLRGDSFGSTHDVGTSFAIKEEIGKGACVETEVSRNNIGSAGRYLFPFGPRGPVKDFNSGVKSFQDDIRIPEPNLELALGADMKPSKQGMMLPFSLGKVNLNDDHQEKAATKEEEEEDDSASLSLSLAFPFLDKVKGTGKPVSTPQQVLPDRQHVNTSLLLFEGLSEK comes from the exons ATGGCATCGGATAAGCGCAAGGTACGAACCCTCGAGGACTTGTACGCTGTGACTCGCTCGATTTCGCAACCGGAG ATCACACCAGTCTTGAGTGGCAGATatcagatgcaagggccagtggACGAAACAGACTGTGACATTCAGGCTAATATG GTCTTGTCTCGAGATGAAAAGGAGTCAAATAGGCATTGTAAGAGTAGGAAAGTCCTCATGAGAGCAGAATCTGGGACGTGTAACATGTGTTCTGCTCCTTGCTCATCTTGCTTGCATGCTAATCGAGCTCTCATGGGGTCAAAGGCAGATGAGTTCTCTGATGAATCAAGTGAAGGAAATGCTGGCAGTCAGTATTCTGTTAATGATGTAGTACCTGTTAAGCGCACTCCATATCGCAGTGGTCAGAATAGTGCTAGTGAAACAAGTAACTTGTTTAGTGTCAATTCAAATCAGGATTCTCTCTCTGAAAATGCTGAGAGTAAAGCTTGTTTGAGGACTGGTGATGTTGAGATGCATCAAAATTTGTTATCTGGTGTTACTGGTGGGGATAACCAGCTCCTTTTAAAACCACAATACAATGCTGGTAATAGGACCCTTACAAAAAAGTTTGGGGACCAAGAAGTCTTAGAAAGCCATGGAGAGAGCATTTCTTGTGTAAGCAGTGTTAATGATGCGAAAGTTTTGGCCAGTCATGATAATAGAACCGTGATTGGTGAATCTCATTCATGTAAGAATATGATGGACTTGGAAGCAGAAACAGACAAGGTTAGTGGTGGATTGCCAACTGATGCTGTGAATTCTCCAGGGCAAATTGAAGAAATTAAGGTGGTCAAGGAGTCACATGGATTACCTGGCCTGAAGGAAAATTCCAAGTCTGTTGATGATAGTGATGAATCCGATATTGAAGAGCAAGAT GTAAAAGTTTGCGATATCTGTGGAGATGCAGGTCGAGAGGATTTACTTGCCATATGTACAAGGTGCAGTGATGGTGCAGAGCACAC CTATTGCATGCGGGAAACGATGGAGAAAGTACCAGAGGGTGATTGGTTGTGTGAAGAATGTAAGTTTGATGAAGAAATAAAAGACCCGAAGCAGGATACAACTGTGACAGTAGATGGGTATGACAAAAATCAATCTTCTGGGCAAGCGACACCTGTGGAAAAGCCGCTGGAAATAGACCATACAAAGATAAAAAAGACATTAACAGATTCAGATGTAGAGGGAAATAGACCATATAAAGATATTCTGAGTGGAAAAGCCGCCGGTAAAAGACATGCAGATAACACTGAAGTTGCTGCAACAGTGAAAAGGCAGGCTCTTGAGACAACTGTGGGTTTGCCAAAGGCATCCAGTCCCAGCAGAATAGCAGCACTTTCTCGTGATTTTTCATTCTCAAACCTTGATAAAGGAAAAGTGAAATCTGCACACCAATTGTCTTCTGGCACCAGTAGTGATAATTCCAAAGCTGCGTTTTCTCCTAAAGGTCCACGAGGGCAGACATCTCAAG GTACTTTATTGAAGTCTAATTCATTCCATTCTACAAATGCACCGACAGTGAAACTTGATGATGAAGTTGTTCTTCAAAAGCAGAAATCAGCTAGGGAATCCACTTCCATTGATATTAAGGAGGGACCTGTCAGATCGATAGGCAAATCGATGTCATTTAAATCCGTAAACCCAGGTCGTTTAAACCCTTCAGAGTCAAAAGTTAAGATGTTATCCCCTAAATTTTCTCATGGCCATGATGTAAAAGGATCAAAACAAGCAAAAGAGAGGAACTTACTGGAAAGGAAGAATTCATTCAAAACAGAGCGGTCAATGGTGGGTTCAGTGACGGGCAATGCTACTGTCTCTACGTTGAGAGGTGATAAAAAAGTAGCACCTTACGGTGAAAGTTACTCACTTACTTCTGTAAGCAACAACCATGAACCGAAGGGTGTGCAATCTGACAGAAAATTAAGTACATTATCAAAGTCAAACAGTCTTGTAACTCGAAGAGGTTCAGAAATGCCAGTTCCTTTAG GTGAAACTAAGGGGCAGTCATCGTCTCATGGTGTAGTCGGAGCTTCATCGAGCAATGGGATAAGCAGCACATGTAATCCCTCGTCAAGTACTTTTACAGCTGAGAGACCATTTTGTAGCACGAATGAAAGTCTTCCAGATGTGTTACCTCGGCCTACGGAATCAACAAATCTTGGTGAGAGAATGAAGGAGAGTTCTATAAATCACTCCAGGACAAATATTGTAGCTGGTGGAAGAAGTGCTCCCTGCCAAAAGTCTAAAGAAATTGGTTCCTCCAATGTTGAAAATTCTCAGCCACTTCTCGGTGATGCATCTGCTTCAAGAAGTTTAAAAGATGTGGATAAAGGTAATAAATTGAAAGCGGCAATTGAGGCAGCTATGCTTAAAAAGCCTGGAATATACAGAAAGAATAAGATTCCCGACCAGTCTGATGAGCTGTCCATGTCAACCACAAGCTTAAATTGTGGAACACGTCCTCAAGATCATCAATCGACTTCAATTAACTCAAGGAACAATTTTTCTGCGGAAGAGGTGCGTGAAAGGCAAGCACAACCGCGTAATTCTGCTGCCGAATCTTGTGAACAGACAACTGCTAACAATATGAAGCATTTATCTTCACTTCCGTCTGAAGCGGCTACTTTGAAAATTGGAGATCTTAATCTCATGGAGCCTTCCGATAGAAAGCTTTTCATGAGGGACTCGCCAAGTAACGATATTCCAGTTGTCTCTGTACTATTGAAGATGTCAGTCATACCAGAACATGAATACATTTGGCA AGGGGGCTTTGAGGTTCAGAAGAGTGGGAAACGCCCAGAGTTACGTGATGGGATTCAAGCACATTTATCAACTTTTGCATCACCAAAAGTTCCTGAAGTGGTGAATATGTTCCCTCCCAAAATTCTCTTGCATGAAGTACCTCGCTTGAGTACGTGGCCTCTGCAGTTTCAGGAAATTGGTGTTAAAGAAGATAACATTGCTCTCTATTTTTTTGCCAAGGATCTCGACAG CTATGAGAAAAGCTACAAGAGTTTACTGGATACGATGATGAGAAGTGATCTTGCTCTGAAGGGAAGTTTTGATGGTGTTGAACTTCTAATATTCCCCTCCAACCATCTTCCTGAGAAATCCCAGC GTTGGAATACGTTGTACTTCCTATGGGGTGTTTTTAGAGGAAAGAAGGCACATTGCTTGCAAGACTTATCAGCTTCTCCAAAGAAGTATTCTACTGCCAGATATCCCCCCACCACTACGATCTCTTTGCCCGAGAGCCAATGCCCTTTAGATAGGGATCTACCTACATGCCCCAAAGCTTGCAATCTTGCTCTCGCATCCAGGTGTCCTGGTCCTGCCTTAATGGAATCACCCGTTTTATCAGCTCAAACCACGAAGGTGGGTTTTGACATAAATGCATCTTCCCTTGACCTAAAGGATCAACACACACAAGTTAATGCTGGGCAGGACTATAGATTTGATGCTGCATCCTTGCCTAGGATACAAAGTACCAATGCAGTCTCATTCCAAGAGACAAGACTTACCAGTACTCCCCTG GAAGACAATGTTGATGCCGAATCCAAACTGGATATAAAACCTCAACTGTCTGTTCAAGCTGCTGGAACCATTAGTGGGTTGAAGAAAATTGACAAGATACCTATGTATCTTGGTAATGTCACTGATCATCAACAGGTTTCATTTAGTACTTCCGAGATACATGGTAGAGACGACAGCAGTGAAAATCAGGTGAAGTATGAGAGGACAttgaaggaagaagaaggatctcTGGACACTAAATCTGTGCAGTGGAGACACCAGACAATAAGCAATTGGACCATGAAGGAGAACAACAATTCACAGTACAATCATGGGAAACGCCTTCATGAAGATTCCACATGGAATAATGTAAATAATGAGTTGCTTGATGGAGGATTTGCAAGTAAGAAACAGAAAACTGATTGCAGTAGGTTGTCTGTGCATGATAGGTCTCGTGACATTAACCCTTTGAGAGGAGATAGTTTTGGTTCAACACATGATGTGGGTACCAGTTTTGCAATCAAGGAGGAGATTGGCAAAGGAGCTTGCGTTGAAACAGAAGTCTCTAGGAACAATATTGGAAGTGCCGGAAGGTACTTGTTTCCTTTTGGTCCACGGGGTCCTGTGAAGGATTTTAACTCTGGTGTTAAATCCTTCCAGGATGATATCCGGATTCCTGAACCAAATCTCGAGCTTGCATTAGGGGCAGATATGAAACCATCAAAACAAGGGATGATGCTGCCATTTTCACTGGGGAAAGTGAACCTGAATGATGACCACCAAGAGAAGGCTGCAAccaaagaagaggaggaggaggacgactCTGCCTCTCTTTCACTTTCGCTTGCATTTCCGTTTCTTGATAAGGTAAAAGGAACAGGGAAACCTGTCTCCACACCACAGCAGGTGCTTCCTGATAGGCAACATGTTAACACTTCACTGCTCCTCTTTGAGGGCTTATCGGAAAAGTAG